Proteins found in one Pelmatolapia mariae isolate MD_Pm_ZW linkage group LG7, Pm_UMD_F_2, whole genome shotgun sequence genomic segment:
- the ripor1 gene encoding rho family-interacting cell polarization regulator 1 isoform X3: MYSGYGGTPSRTLSTMSLSIRPVRRLTSRSITRSQSFTGVNTHDKPYRNLVVFSTPGLSRKPSRASRLFTMSIKANPPPKVPQPERLDEVYEALKKGLQSYLQVHQMDLETLTRQIKESKRNSRLGFLYELDKQVKVTERYIRKLEFHLSKIEEFYESYCMQRRLRDGANKMVKAYTASSGSKEAKESLAEASKGYKEYTENMCVLENDFENQLGKFHIKMKGLAGFARLCAGDQYEIFMKYGRQRWKLRGRIEINAKQVWDSEEIVFQPLINEFLSVKVTELKSLANHVVVGSVSCETKDLFAALPQMVAVDINDLGTIKLSLEVTWNPFDKDDQGSVASTVNKPPSINKRISAIFDQTPPDTPPLRNMIRLQGELENGPAWSNSSESSDDSTSPQLPAHPKAVVVTPDIQPVGQRSSLLQPNVSSCSRNWPSSAQNASQEGIDLPKQPAESNRHEEKGTVTVITKPDGEEEAAGKHPSMAPVDVPVITSSNSTLYLRSLSHISENSADGVVVPVSESGDVMSLVSGISINDIEMEVASRTPESPTSADTDTAVDVTDPHPVRKQHNTSTSVDTSAPLRAGADSNAVESGDMTYLALRVPVEEDIPAASSNCLSAKGDGPVDSGLEDALVAVLSSIDDYRGPFSELQLLEQELKLLQVTLKGGRHSRSPSVVSLTVETALGSFDFLNGSDWEEEEEDGDKRSRNSRSLLDRGWDSPSSSTVPLTTGCTTLDCCLVVHLKNCNAQLLRLGKFGPLRCGEMYALDRLLREARVLEIIRRVTKENPQKIRPATEVIPELGLCLGAVSLWQECVGQGSVYSVSAERFLNTLSTIYAGLLPERAEEVFLCLVERVLDQRLPRRGSSRDNMMVTLFQLWSYLDSNAVSDMDTYIIELAKEVWLVQNLASSDQDVIVNALRRPAECSLRREGIHAVAKLLKDPRGKVSASASSVLRSLTAQPRQRKQALVSCLELLEDENVDNRVCGCKALACLKAKESIDQLVYLCRADKEEVRDAAKQTLLVLGEEGKMAHRHVETSQDSISRLFAPGSMASTAF, from the exons ATGTACAGTGGATATGGAG GGACTCCGTCCCGAACTCTGTCGACAATGTCTCTGTCCATTCGCCCAGTCAGACGCCTCACTTCCAGATCCATCACTAGGAGCCAGAGCTTTACTGGAGTCAATACCCACGACAAACCTTACCG AAACCTTGTGGTGTTCAGCACTCCTGGTCTCAGCAGGAAGCCCAGCAGAGCAAGCAGATTGTTTACTATGTCGATCAAGGCCAACCCCCCACCGAAGGTTCCTCAACCAGAGCGACTGGATGAAGTGTATGAAGCACTGAAGAAAGGCCTTCA GTCTTACCTGCAGGTTCATCAGATGGACTTGGAGACACTTACCAGACAGATAAAAGAATCAAAGAGGAACTCTAGACTG GGTTTCCTGTATGAGCTGGACAAG CAAGTAAAGGTGACTGAGAGGTACATTAGAAAACTGGAGTTTCACCTCAGCAAG ATTGAGGAGTTTTATGAGTCCTACTGCATGCAGAGGAGACTCAGGGATGGAGCCAACAAGATGGTGAAAGCGTACACCGCTTCTTCAGGAAGTAAGGAGGCCAAGGAGAGTTTAGCAGAAGCCAGTAAAGGATACAAGGAGTACACagag AACATGTGTGTGTTGGAGAATGACTTTGAGAACCAGCTGGGGAAGTTCCACATAAAGATGAAGG gtCTGGCAGGATTTGCTAGATTGTGTGCTGGTGACCAATATGAG ATCTTTATGAAGTATGGTCGGCAGCGGTGGAAGCTCCGGGGGAGAATAGAGATAAATGCTAAACAAGTGTGGGACAGTGAAGAGATTGTATTTCAGCCACTCATCAATGAGTTCCTGTCTGTGAAG GTGACAGAGCTAAAGAGCTTAGCCAATCACGTGGTGGTAGGAAGTGTTTCCTGTGAAACAAAGGACCTGTTTGCTGCGCTGCCCCAGATGGTTGCTGTGGATATTAATGACCTTGGGACTATTAAGCTAAGCCTTGAGGTGACCTGGAA TCCGTTTGATAAAGATGACCAGGGATCGGTTGCAAGCACTGTCAACAAACCACCAAGCATCAATAAGCGAATCTCAGCCATTTTTGACCAGACTCCACCTGACACACCACCTTTACGT AACATGATCCGCCTACAGGGAGAGTTGGAGAATGGACCAGCGTGGTCTAATTCTTCAGAATCTTCTGATGACTCAACCAGCCCACAGCTGCCTGCACATCCAAAG GCAGTGGTGGTGACACCAGACATCCAGCCAGTTGGACAAAGGAGTTCCCTCCTTCAGCCTAATGTTTCTTCTTGCTCCAGAAACTGGCCTTCCTCAGCTCAAAATGCCAGTCAGGAAGGTATCGACCTACCGAAACAACCAGCGGAGAGCAACAG GCATGAGGAAAAGGGGACAGTCACTGTAATAACAAAGCCTGACGGTGAGGAAGAAGCTGCGGGGAAACACCCCTCTATGGCACCAGTGGATGTGCCAGTAATTACCAGCAGTAACTCTACACTGTACTTACGCTCTCTGAGTCACATTAGTGAAAACAGTGCTGATGGTGTTGTGGTGCCTGTCAGTGAATCGGGGGACGTGATGTCTCTGGTCTCTGGAATCTCAATCAATGACATTGAAATGGAGGTGGCCAGCAGAACTCCTGAGTCACCCACTTCTGCTGACACTGACACAGCTGTTGATGTCACTGATCCCCACCCAGTCAGGAAGCAACACAATACATCCACCTCTGTGGATACATCGGCCCCTCTCAGAGCAGGAGCAGACTCTAATGCTGTAGAAAGTGGGGATATGACATATCTAGCTCTGCGGGTGCCAGTGGAAGAGGATATCCCAGCGGCAAGTTCCAACTGCCTGTCTGCTAAGGgcgatggtccagtggacagtGGACTAGAGGATGCCTTGGTAGCTGTACTTTCCTCTATAGATGATTATAGAGGACCGTTTTCTGAGCTACAACTACTGGAACAAGAGCTGAAACTGCTGCAGGTTACATTGAAG GGTGGGAGGCACAGCCGGTCACCCAGCGTAGTCAGCCTCACAGTGGAAACAGCTCTTGGCAGCTTTGACTTCCTGAATGGATCAGActgggaggaggaagaggaggatggtGATAAGAGGAGTAGAAATAGCAG gtcTCTGCTGGACAGAGGCTGGGACAGCCCTTCCTCCTCCACCGTACCCCTAACCACAGGCTGCACCACTCTAGACTGCTGCCTGGTGGTCCATTTGAAGAACTGCAATGCACAGTTGTTG cgtCTGGGCAAGTTTGGTCCTCTGAGGTGTGGAGAGATGTATGCCTTGGACAGACTGCTGAGAGAGGCTCGTGTCCTCGAAATCATCCGACGTGTCACCAAAGAAAACCCACAGAAAATCAGACCAGCTACTGAAG tTATCCCTGAGCTAGGTCTGTGTCTGGGTGCTGTGTCACTATGGCAAGAATGTGTGGGACAGGGTAGCGTGTACAGCGTCTCTGCTGAAAGGTTCCTGAATACACTGTCGACAATCTATGCTGGTTTACTGCCTGAAAGGGCCGAAGAAG TGTTCTTGTGCCTGGTTGAGCGTGTGCTGGATCAGAGGTTACCACGACGAGGAAGCAGCAGGGACAACATGATGGTGACGTTGTTCCAGCTGTGGAGCTACTTGGACTCGAATGCTGTCAGTGATATGGACACATACATCATTGAACTGGCAAAAGAGG TATGGTTGGTACAGAACCTGGCGTCATCTGACCAGGATGTGATTGTCAATGCTCTACGCCGCCCTGCAGAGTGCAGCCTGAGGAGAGAAGGAATTCATGCCGTGGCCAAATTACTAAAAGATCCTCGGGGCAAAGTGTCTGCCTCTGCCAGCTCTGTACTGAGAAGCCTCACTGCTCAGCCCAGACAGAGAAAACag GCTTTGGTCAGCTGTCTGGAGCTGCTGGAAGATGAGAATGTGGACAATCGAGTGTGTGGATGCAAAGCTTTAGCTTGTCTCAAG GCCAAAGAAAGCATTGATCAGTTGGTGTATCTCTGCCGGGCAGACAAGGAAGAAGTACGAGATGCTGCCAAACAAACACTGCTAGTGCTCG GTGAGGAAGGGAAGATGGCCCATAGACACGTGGAGACCTCTCAGGACAGCATCTCAAGACTTTTTGCACCAGGAAGCATGGCCAGCACAGCTTtttaa
- the ripor1 gene encoding rho family-interacting cell polarization regulator 1 isoform X2, with the protein MSLSIRPVRRLTSRSITRSQSFTGVNTHDKPYRNLVVFSTPGLSRKPSRASRLFTMSIKANPPPKVPQPERLDEVYEALKKGLQSYLQVHQMDLETLTRQIKESKRNSRLGFLYELDKQVKVTERYIRKLEFHLSKIEEFYESYCMQRRLRDGANKMVKAYTASSGSKEAKESLAEASKGYKEYTENMCVLENDFENQLGKFHIKMKGLAGFARLCAGDQYEIFMKYGRQRWKLRGRIEINAKQVWDSEEIVFQPLINEFLSVKVTELKSLANHVVVGSVSCETKDLFAALPQMVAVDINDLGTIKLSLEVTWNPFDKDDQGSVASTVNKPPSINKRISAIFDQTPPDTPPLRSLPRNLTRRQHWPLLDIFRGTLSQSCSCSDNSPTRQSTANMIRLQGELENGPAWSNSSESSDDSTSPQLPAHPKAVVVTPDIQPVGQRSSLLQPNVSSCSRNWPSSAQNASQEGIDLPKQPAESNRHEEKGTVTVITKPDGEEEAAGKHPSMAPVDVPVITSSNSTLYLRSLSHISENSADGVVVPVSESGDVMSLVSGISINDIEMEVASRTPESPTSADTDTAVDVTDPHPVRKQHNTSTSVDTSAPLRAGADSNAVESGDMTYLALRVPVEEDIPAASSNCLSAKGDGPVDSGLEDALVAVLSSIDDYRGPFSELQLLEQELKLLQVTLKGGRHSRSPSVVSLTVETALGSFDFLNGSDWEEEEEDGDKRSRNSRSLLDRGWDSPSSSTVPLTTGCTTLDCCLVVHLKNCNAQLLRLGKFGPLRCGEMYALDRLLREARVLEIIRRVTKENPQKIRPATEVIPELGLCLGAVSLWQECVGQGSVYSVSAERFLNTLSTIYAGLLPERAEEVFLCLVERVLDQRLPRRGSSRDNMMVTLFQLWSYLDSNAVSDMDTYIIELAKEVWLVQNLASSDQDVIVNALRRPAECSLRREGIHAVAKLLKDPRGKVSASASSVLRSLTAQPRQRKQALVSCLELLEDENVDNRVCGCKALACLKAKESIDQLVYLCRADKEEVRDAAKQTLLVLGEEGKMAHRHVETSQDSISRLFAPGSMASTAF; encoded by the exons ATGTCTCTGTCCATTCGCCCAGTCAGACGCCTCACTTCCAGATCCATCACTAGGAGCCAGAGCTTTACTGGAGTCAATACCCACGACAAACCTTACCG AAACCTTGTGGTGTTCAGCACTCCTGGTCTCAGCAGGAAGCCCAGCAGAGCAAGCAGATTGTTTACTATGTCGATCAAGGCCAACCCCCCACCGAAGGTTCCTCAACCAGAGCGACTGGATGAAGTGTATGAAGCACTGAAGAAAGGCCTTCA GTCTTACCTGCAGGTTCATCAGATGGACTTGGAGACACTTACCAGACAGATAAAAGAATCAAAGAGGAACTCTAGACTG GGTTTCCTGTATGAGCTGGACAAG CAAGTAAAGGTGACTGAGAGGTACATTAGAAAACTGGAGTTTCACCTCAGCAAG ATTGAGGAGTTTTATGAGTCCTACTGCATGCAGAGGAGACTCAGGGATGGAGCCAACAAGATGGTGAAAGCGTACACCGCTTCTTCAGGAAGTAAGGAGGCCAAGGAGAGTTTAGCAGAAGCCAGTAAAGGATACAAGGAGTACACagag AACATGTGTGTGTTGGAGAATGACTTTGAGAACCAGCTGGGGAAGTTCCACATAAAGATGAAGG gtCTGGCAGGATTTGCTAGATTGTGTGCTGGTGACCAATATGAG ATCTTTATGAAGTATGGTCGGCAGCGGTGGAAGCTCCGGGGGAGAATAGAGATAAATGCTAAACAAGTGTGGGACAGTGAAGAGATTGTATTTCAGCCACTCATCAATGAGTTCCTGTCTGTGAAG GTGACAGAGCTAAAGAGCTTAGCCAATCACGTGGTGGTAGGAAGTGTTTCCTGTGAAACAAAGGACCTGTTTGCTGCGCTGCCCCAGATGGTTGCTGTGGATATTAATGACCTTGGGACTATTAAGCTAAGCCTTGAGGTGACCTGGAA TCCGTTTGATAAAGATGACCAGGGATCGGTTGCAAGCACTGTCAACAAACCACCAAGCATCAATAAGCGAATCTCAGCCATTTTTGACCAGACTCCACCTGACACACCACCTTTACGT TCTCTGCCTCGGAATCTGACAAGGCGGCAGCACTGGCCACTGCTGGACATCTTCAGAGGCACTCTTAGCCAGAGCTGCTCCTGTAGTGACAACTCACCAACAAGGCAGTCCACTGCA AACATGATCCGCCTACAGGGAGAGTTGGAGAATGGACCAGCGTGGTCTAATTCTTCAGAATCTTCTGATGACTCAACCAGCCCACAGCTGCCTGCACATCCAAAG GCAGTGGTGGTGACACCAGACATCCAGCCAGTTGGACAAAGGAGTTCCCTCCTTCAGCCTAATGTTTCTTCTTGCTCCAGAAACTGGCCTTCCTCAGCTCAAAATGCCAGTCAGGAAGGTATCGACCTACCGAAACAACCAGCGGAGAGCAACAG GCATGAGGAAAAGGGGACAGTCACTGTAATAACAAAGCCTGACGGTGAGGAAGAAGCTGCGGGGAAACACCCCTCTATGGCACCAGTGGATGTGCCAGTAATTACCAGCAGTAACTCTACACTGTACTTACGCTCTCTGAGTCACATTAGTGAAAACAGTGCTGATGGTGTTGTGGTGCCTGTCAGTGAATCGGGGGACGTGATGTCTCTGGTCTCTGGAATCTCAATCAATGACATTGAAATGGAGGTGGCCAGCAGAACTCCTGAGTCACCCACTTCTGCTGACACTGACACAGCTGTTGATGTCACTGATCCCCACCCAGTCAGGAAGCAACACAATACATCCACCTCTGTGGATACATCGGCCCCTCTCAGAGCAGGAGCAGACTCTAATGCTGTAGAAAGTGGGGATATGACATATCTAGCTCTGCGGGTGCCAGTGGAAGAGGATATCCCAGCGGCAAGTTCCAACTGCCTGTCTGCTAAGGgcgatggtccagtggacagtGGACTAGAGGATGCCTTGGTAGCTGTACTTTCCTCTATAGATGATTATAGAGGACCGTTTTCTGAGCTACAACTACTGGAACAAGAGCTGAAACTGCTGCAGGTTACATTGAAG GGTGGGAGGCACAGCCGGTCACCCAGCGTAGTCAGCCTCACAGTGGAAACAGCTCTTGGCAGCTTTGACTTCCTGAATGGATCAGActgggaggaggaagaggaggatggtGATAAGAGGAGTAGAAATAGCAG gtcTCTGCTGGACAGAGGCTGGGACAGCCCTTCCTCCTCCACCGTACCCCTAACCACAGGCTGCACCACTCTAGACTGCTGCCTGGTGGTCCATTTGAAGAACTGCAATGCACAGTTGTTG cgtCTGGGCAAGTTTGGTCCTCTGAGGTGTGGAGAGATGTATGCCTTGGACAGACTGCTGAGAGAGGCTCGTGTCCTCGAAATCATCCGACGTGTCACCAAAGAAAACCCACAGAAAATCAGACCAGCTACTGAAG tTATCCCTGAGCTAGGTCTGTGTCTGGGTGCTGTGTCACTATGGCAAGAATGTGTGGGACAGGGTAGCGTGTACAGCGTCTCTGCTGAAAGGTTCCTGAATACACTGTCGACAATCTATGCTGGTTTACTGCCTGAAAGGGCCGAAGAAG TGTTCTTGTGCCTGGTTGAGCGTGTGCTGGATCAGAGGTTACCACGACGAGGAAGCAGCAGGGACAACATGATGGTGACGTTGTTCCAGCTGTGGAGCTACTTGGACTCGAATGCTGTCAGTGATATGGACACATACATCATTGAACTGGCAAAAGAGG TATGGTTGGTACAGAACCTGGCGTCATCTGACCAGGATGTGATTGTCAATGCTCTACGCCGCCCTGCAGAGTGCAGCCTGAGGAGAGAAGGAATTCATGCCGTGGCCAAATTACTAAAAGATCCTCGGGGCAAAGTGTCTGCCTCTGCCAGCTCTGTACTGAGAAGCCTCACTGCTCAGCCCAGACAGAGAAAACag GCTTTGGTCAGCTGTCTGGAGCTGCTGGAAGATGAGAATGTGGACAATCGAGTGTGTGGATGCAAAGCTTTAGCTTGTCTCAAG GCCAAAGAAAGCATTGATCAGTTGGTGTATCTCTGCCGGGCAGACAAGGAAGAAGTACGAGATGCTGCCAAACAAACACTGCTAGTGCTCG GTGAGGAAGGGAAGATGGCCCATAGACACGTGGAGACCTCTCAGGACAGCATCTCAAGACTTTTTGCACCAGGAAGCATGGCCAGCACAGCTTtttaa
- the ripor1 gene encoding rho family-interacting cell polarization regulator 1 isoform X1 — MYSGYGGTPSRTLSTMSLSIRPVRRLTSRSITRSQSFTGVNTHDKPYRNLVVFSTPGLSRKPSRASRLFTMSIKANPPPKVPQPERLDEVYEALKKGLQSYLQVHQMDLETLTRQIKESKRNSRLGFLYELDKQVKVTERYIRKLEFHLSKIEEFYESYCMQRRLRDGANKMVKAYTASSGSKEAKESLAEASKGYKEYTENMCVLENDFENQLGKFHIKMKGLAGFARLCAGDQYEIFMKYGRQRWKLRGRIEINAKQVWDSEEIVFQPLINEFLSVKVTELKSLANHVVVGSVSCETKDLFAALPQMVAVDINDLGTIKLSLEVTWNPFDKDDQGSVASTVNKPPSINKRISAIFDQTPPDTPPLRSLPRNLTRRQHWPLLDIFRGTLSQSCSCSDNSPTRQSTANMIRLQGELENGPAWSNSSESSDDSTSPQLPAHPKAVVVTPDIQPVGQRSSLLQPNVSSCSRNWPSSAQNASQEGIDLPKQPAESNRHEEKGTVTVITKPDGEEEAAGKHPSMAPVDVPVITSSNSTLYLRSLSHISENSADGVVVPVSESGDVMSLVSGISINDIEMEVASRTPESPTSADTDTAVDVTDPHPVRKQHNTSTSVDTSAPLRAGADSNAVESGDMTYLALRVPVEEDIPAASSNCLSAKGDGPVDSGLEDALVAVLSSIDDYRGPFSELQLLEQELKLLQVTLKGGRHSRSPSVVSLTVETALGSFDFLNGSDWEEEEEDGDKRSRNSRSLLDRGWDSPSSSTVPLTTGCTTLDCCLVVHLKNCNAQLLRLGKFGPLRCGEMYALDRLLREARVLEIIRRVTKENPQKIRPATEVIPELGLCLGAVSLWQECVGQGSVYSVSAERFLNTLSTIYAGLLPERAEEVFLCLVERVLDQRLPRRGSSRDNMMVTLFQLWSYLDSNAVSDMDTYIIELAKEVWLVQNLASSDQDVIVNALRRPAECSLRREGIHAVAKLLKDPRGKVSASASSVLRSLTAQPRQRKQALVSCLELLEDENVDNRVCGCKALACLKAKESIDQLVYLCRADKEEVRDAAKQTLLVLGEEGKMAHRHVETSQDSISRLFAPGSMASTAF; from the exons ATGTACAGTGGATATGGAG GGACTCCGTCCCGAACTCTGTCGACAATGTCTCTGTCCATTCGCCCAGTCAGACGCCTCACTTCCAGATCCATCACTAGGAGCCAGAGCTTTACTGGAGTCAATACCCACGACAAACCTTACCG AAACCTTGTGGTGTTCAGCACTCCTGGTCTCAGCAGGAAGCCCAGCAGAGCAAGCAGATTGTTTACTATGTCGATCAAGGCCAACCCCCCACCGAAGGTTCCTCAACCAGAGCGACTGGATGAAGTGTATGAAGCACTGAAGAAAGGCCTTCA GTCTTACCTGCAGGTTCATCAGATGGACTTGGAGACACTTACCAGACAGATAAAAGAATCAAAGAGGAACTCTAGACTG GGTTTCCTGTATGAGCTGGACAAG CAAGTAAAGGTGACTGAGAGGTACATTAGAAAACTGGAGTTTCACCTCAGCAAG ATTGAGGAGTTTTATGAGTCCTACTGCATGCAGAGGAGACTCAGGGATGGAGCCAACAAGATGGTGAAAGCGTACACCGCTTCTTCAGGAAGTAAGGAGGCCAAGGAGAGTTTAGCAGAAGCCAGTAAAGGATACAAGGAGTACACagag AACATGTGTGTGTTGGAGAATGACTTTGAGAACCAGCTGGGGAAGTTCCACATAAAGATGAAGG gtCTGGCAGGATTTGCTAGATTGTGTGCTGGTGACCAATATGAG ATCTTTATGAAGTATGGTCGGCAGCGGTGGAAGCTCCGGGGGAGAATAGAGATAAATGCTAAACAAGTGTGGGACAGTGAAGAGATTGTATTTCAGCCACTCATCAATGAGTTCCTGTCTGTGAAG GTGACAGAGCTAAAGAGCTTAGCCAATCACGTGGTGGTAGGAAGTGTTTCCTGTGAAACAAAGGACCTGTTTGCTGCGCTGCCCCAGATGGTTGCTGTGGATATTAATGACCTTGGGACTATTAAGCTAAGCCTTGAGGTGACCTGGAA TCCGTTTGATAAAGATGACCAGGGATCGGTTGCAAGCACTGTCAACAAACCACCAAGCATCAATAAGCGAATCTCAGCCATTTTTGACCAGACTCCACCTGACACACCACCTTTACGT TCTCTGCCTCGGAATCTGACAAGGCGGCAGCACTGGCCACTGCTGGACATCTTCAGAGGCACTCTTAGCCAGAGCTGCTCCTGTAGTGACAACTCACCAACAAGGCAGTCCACTGCA AACATGATCCGCCTACAGGGAGAGTTGGAGAATGGACCAGCGTGGTCTAATTCTTCAGAATCTTCTGATGACTCAACCAGCCCACAGCTGCCTGCACATCCAAAG GCAGTGGTGGTGACACCAGACATCCAGCCAGTTGGACAAAGGAGTTCCCTCCTTCAGCCTAATGTTTCTTCTTGCTCCAGAAACTGGCCTTCCTCAGCTCAAAATGCCAGTCAGGAAGGTATCGACCTACCGAAACAACCAGCGGAGAGCAACAG GCATGAGGAAAAGGGGACAGTCACTGTAATAACAAAGCCTGACGGTGAGGAAGAAGCTGCGGGGAAACACCCCTCTATGGCACCAGTGGATGTGCCAGTAATTACCAGCAGTAACTCTACACTGTACTTACGCTCTCTGAGTCACATTAGTGAAAACAGTGCTGATGGTGTTGTGGTGCCTGTCAGTGAATCGGGGGACGTGATGTCTCTGGTCTCTGGAATCTCAATCAATGACATTGAAATGGAGGTGGCCAGCAGAACTCCTGAGTCACCCACTTCTGCTGACACTGACACAGCTGTTGATGTCACTGATCCCCACCCAGTCAGGAAGCAACACAATACATCCACCTCTGTGGATACATCGGCCCCTCTCAGAGCAGGAGCAGACTCTAATGCTGTAGAAAGTGGGGATATGACATATCTAGCTCTGCGGGTGCCAGTGGAAGAGGATATCCCAGCGGCAAGTTCCAACTGCCTGTCTGCTAAGGgcgatggtccagtggacagtGGACTAGAGGATGCCTTGGTAGCTGTACTTTCCTCTATAGATGATTATAGAGGACCGTTTTCTGAGCTACAACTACTGGAACAAGAGCTGAAACTGCTGCAGGTTACATTGAAG GGTGGGAGGCACAGCCGGTCACCCAGCGTAGTCAGCCTCACAGTGGAAACAGCTCTTGGCAGCTTTGACTTCCTGAATGGATCAGActgggaggaggaagaggaggatggtGATAAGAGGAGTAGAAATAGCAG gtcTCTGCTGGACAGAGGCTGGGACAGCCCTTCCTCCTCCACCGTACCCCTAACCACAGGCTGCACCACTCTAGACTGCTGCCTGGTGGTCCATTTGAAGAACTGCAATGCACAGTTGTTG cgtCTGGGCAAGTTTGGTCCTCTGAGGTGTGGAGAGATGTATGCCTTGGACAGACTGCTGAGAGAGGCTCGTGTCCTCGAAATCATCCGACGTGTCACCAAAGAAAACCCACAGAAAATCAGACCAGCTACTGAAG tTATCCCTGAGCTAGGTCTGTGTCTGGGTGCTGTGTCACTATGGCAAGAATGTGTGGGACAGGGTAGCGTGTACAGCGTCTCTGCTGAAAGGTTCCTGAATACACTGTCGACAATCTATGCTGGTTTACTGCCTGAAAGGGCCGAAGAAG TGTTCTTGTGCCTGGTTGAGCGTGTGCTGGATCAGAGGTTACCACGACGAGGAAGCAGCAGGGACAACATGATGGTGACGTTGTTCCAGCTGTGGAGCTACTTGGACTCGAATGCTGTCAGTGATATGGACACATACATCATTGAACTGGCAAAAGAGG TATGGTTGGTACAGAACCTGGCGTCATCTGACCAGGATGTGATTGTCAATGCTCTACGCCGCCCTGCAGAGTGCAGCCTGAGGAGAGAAGGAATTCATGCCGTGGCCAAATTACTAAAAGATCCTCGGGGCAAAGTGTCTGCCTCTGCCAGCTCTGTACTGAGAAGCCTCACTGCTCAGCCCAGACAGAGAAAACag GCTTTGGTCAGCTGTCTGGAGCTGCTGGAAGATGAGAATGTGGACAATCGAGTGTGTGGATGCAAAGCTTTAGCTTGTCTCAAG GCCAAAGAAAGCATTGATCAGTTGGTGTATCTCTGCCGGGCAGACAAGGAAGAAGTACGAGATGCTGCCAAACAAACACTGCTAGTGCTCG GTGAGGAAGGGAAGATGGCCCATAGACACGTGGAGACCTCTCAGGACAGCATCTCAAGACTTTTTGCACCAGGAAGCATGGCCAGCACAGCTTtttaa